From Amycolatopsis sp. cg9, one genomic window encodes:
- a CDS encoding sigma factor, whose translation MTEAEIFEYCRTTVRRYLRKGLPNQADLDDCVSEVVVRALESLRKGTEPLVLEAWLNGIAANVLKERYRAKNRESELPAEFEREPGDPQLELARTDLPELPSEYEILLGKQQLWDTLDAATLGIGAGLAAVMRTHMRLTFERGRHVVGAELAAELGQPVEIVNRQLQRSRVKMFDAVAALVLARTGRGDCAGLRDVLAAEQLTGGRRLVLGPEQTRAVLKHAAGCAVCATRADEARDYSRWALGPGLLRLGEDDEERRRALVALLDRAGEGGLSPAQAPAAAALVVPVPLAGPRLLTSRPSLLRKVDAVTRFVRDNPEVAHRIVAGAAGGVAVAATIVAALLAPGGEHDSASPRPGTTTAPGAPAPVRSPGAIPAAVTVPRTPAPPPETPPAPASSAPRTATAPGSPAAPPPAAPATTASATTAPVPPPAPSSSAPAATPPPTTAAPTTAPPTTAPPTTAPPTTAPPTTAPPTTAPPTTAPPTTSTPPSTPAPRPQAITIDATDVSYTTFTISRVGVRDSRQRQQLDLTPGAYTLATPAGQVLNFSVTADYRVQYDPALDGTLSGRDSSVLAVHGHAVTFDVTGVDYYNMAISGTGFPVPQPVRQLKLLPGAHNVVTANGNSLPFTVTAEGKVAYAADPRGLLSGAGSGTLAVHGLPVTLDSSDTDYAGMTISGAGWPAPQAVRTFRLLPGTHSAVTANGNSLPFTIAADGTVTYADGLAGPFTGAGGKTLSVHGFRVTLDTTGVDYDNMTVSGTGWRPPQAVREYRLLPGGHRVVAHDGLTVPFTVTAAGLVRPDHPLLTGTGTVLAVHGLPVTLDATDVDYANVTIEGVAFGTPRPPRTVRIFPGTHRVVTNGGLTVSFTVDDRGFVGYEPGREGLLTGQGSSTLAVHGFRIGIDVSDVDYQNVTVNGLPDPNPGARATVRLLPGATYLVLTGGLTVPFAVTAEGRVQYDPGLRGTFTGEGGTSLALHGFPITVDASASGYPQFGVGGVGWWDARQARVLRLVPGSHYVSIPGGDRLLFQLTSTGHVGYDATVDGAFAGRDGTTLILRPRG comes from the coding sequence ATGACCGAAGCGGAGATCTTCGAGTACTGCCGCACCACCGTCCGGCGCTACCTGCGAAAGGGGCTGCCCAACCAGGCCGACCTCGACGACTGCGTGAGCGAGGTCGTCGTCCGCGCGCTGGAAAGCCTGCGCAAGGGGACCGAGCCGCTGGTGCTCGAAGCGTGGCTGAACGGGATCGCCGCCAACGTGCTCAAGGAGCGCTACCGCGCCAAGAACCGCGAAAGCGAACTGCCCGCCGAGTTCGAGCGGGAGCCGGGTGACCCGCAGCTGGAGCTGGCCCGGACCGACCTGCCGGAGCTGCCGTCGGAGTACGAGATCTTGCTCGGCAAGCAGCAGCTGTGGGACACCCTCGACGCCGCGACCCTCGGGATCGGCGCCGGCCTGGCCGCGGTCATGCGCACCCACATGCGGCTCACGTTCGAACGCGGGCGGCACGTCGTCGGCGCGGAATTGGCGGCCGAGCTGGGGCAGCCGGTCGAAATCGTGAACCGGCAGCTGCAGCGCTCCCGCGTCAAGATGTTCGACGCGGTCGCGGCGCTCGTCCTCGCCCGCACCGGGCGCGGCGACTGCGCGGGACTGCGGGACGTCCTGGCCGCCGAGCAGCTGACCGGCGGCCGCCGTCTCGTGCTCGGCCCGGAGCAGACGCGCGCGGTGCTCAAGCACGCCGCCGGGTGCGCGGTGTGCGCGACGCGCGCCGACGAAGCCCGCGACTACAGCCGCTGGGCCCTCGGTCCCGGGCTCCTGCGGCTCGGCGAAGACGACGAAGAGCGCCGCCGGGCGCTCGTCGCCCTGCTCGACCGCGCCGGCGAAGGCGGGCTTTCGCCGGCGCAGGCGCCCGCGGCGGCCGCGCTGGTCGTTCCGGTGCCGCTGGCCGGGCCCCGGCTGCTCACGTCCCGGCCGTCGCTGCTGCGCAAGGTGGACGCGGTGACGCGCTTCGTGCGCGACAACCCCGAGGTCGCCCACCGGATAGTCGCGGGCGCGGCGGGCGGGGTGGCCGTCGCGGCGACGATCGTGGCGGCGCTGCTGGCCCCCGGCGGGGAACACGACAGCGCGTCGCCGCGCCCCGGGACCACCACCGCGCCGGGCGCACCGGCGCCGGTGCGCAGCCCGGGCGCGATCCCGGCGGCCGTGACGGTGCCGCGGACCCCCGCTCCCCCACCGGAAACACCACCCGCACCGGCGAGCTCCGCGCCGCGGACGGCCACGGCACCCGGGTCCCCGGCCGCGCCACCACCCGCCGCCCCGGCGACCACCGCATCCGCGACCACCGCGCCGGTCCCGCCACCGGCACCGTCTTCGAGCGCGCCAGCCGCCACACCGCCGCCCACCACGGCCGCGCCGACGACCGCGCCACCCACCACCGCGCCACCCACCACCGCGCCACCCACCACCGCACCTCCCACGACCGCCCCACCCACGACGGCACCGCCCACCACCGCCCCACCCACCACGAGCACGCCGCCCAGCACCCCGGCACCGCGGCCGCAGGCGATCACGATCGACGCCACCGACGTCTCCTACACCACCTTCACGATCTCCCGCGTCGGCGTCCGGGACAGCCGTCAACGCCAGCAGCTGGACCTCACCCCCGGCGCATACACCCTCGCCACCCCGGCGGGCCAGGTGCTGAACTTCAGCGTCACCGCCGACTACCGGGTCCAGTACGACCCCGCCCTGGACGGCACGCTGTCCGGCCGGGACAGCTCGGTGCTGGCCGTGCACGGGCACGCCGTCACCTTCGACGTCACCGGCGTCGACTACTACAACATGGCGATCTCCGGCACCGGTTTCCCGGTGCCGCAACCGGTCCGGCAGCTCAAGCTGCTGCCGGGCGCGCACAACGTCGTGACGGCCAACGGGAACTCGCTGCCGTTCACCGTCACCGCCGAAGGCAAGGTCGCCTACGCCGCCGACCCGCGCGGGCTGCTGAGCGGCGCGGGTTCCGGAACGCTCGCCGTGCACGGGCTACCGGTCACGCTCGACTCGAGCGACACCGACTACGCCGGCATGACCATCAGCGGCGCGGGCTGGCCCGCGCCGCAGGCGGTCCGCACGTTCCGGCTGCTGCCCGGCACGCACTCCGCCGTGACGGCCAACGGGAACTCGCTGCCGTTCACCATCGCCGCGGACGGGACCGTCACCTACGCGGACGGCCTCGCGGGCCCGTTCACCGGCGCCGGCGGGAAAACCCTGAGCGTGCACGGCTTCCGCGTCACGCTCGACACCACCGGCGTCGACTACGACAACATGACCGTGAGCGGCACGGGCTGGCGGCCGCCGCAGGCCGTCCGCGAATACCGGTTGCTGCCCGGCGGCCACCGCGTGGTCGCGCACGACGGGCTCACCGTTCCGTTCACCGTGACCGCCGCCGGGCTCGTGCGGCCCGACCACCCGCTGCTCACCGGGACCGGGACGGTGCTGGCGGTGCACGGGCTACCGGTCACGCTGGACGCCACCGACGTCGACTACGCCAACGTCACGATCGAAGGGGTCGCGTTCGGCACGCCGCGGCCGCCGCGCACGGTGCGGATCTTCCCCGGCACCCACCGCGTGGTCACCAACGGCGGGCTGACCGTTTCCTTCACCGTCGACGACCGCGGGTTCGTGGGCTACGAACCGGGCCGGGAAGGGCTGCTGACGGGCCAGGGCAGCTCGACACTCGCCGTCCACGGGTTCCGGATCGGGATCGACGTGTCCGATGTGGACTACCAGAACGTCACGGTCAACGGCCTGCCGGACCCGAACCCGGGTGCACGCGCCACCGTCCGGCTCCTGCCCGGGGCGACCTACCTCGTCCTGACCGGTGGGCTGACCGTTCCGTTCGCCGTCACCGCCGAGGGGCGCGTCCAGTACGACCCGGGCCTGCGGGGGACGTTCACCGGCGAAGGCGGTACTTCACTGGCCCTGCACGGGTTCCCGATCACGGTCGACGCCTCCGCGTCCGGCTACCCGCAGTTCGGCGTCGGCGGCGTCGGCTGGTGGGACGCCCGGCAGGCCCGCGTCCTGCGGCTCGTGCCGGGCAGCCACTACGTCTCGATCCCGGGCGGGGACCGGCTGCTCTTCCAGTTGACGAGCACCGGCCACGTCGGCTACGACGCCACCGTGGACGGTGCTTTCGCCGGCCGTGACGGGACGACGCTCATCCTTCGCCCACGCGGCTGA
- a CDS encoding DUF5988 family protein — protein sequence MTNIKVTLSGGPAELIERHREWTVGSIGEVAKVSFGAGYEHFSHEGEFTTGSEGDRVPVFAWCGRTRVAE from the coding sequence ATGACGAATATCAAGGTGACGCTTTCCGGTGGTCCGGCCGAGCTGATCGAACGGCACCGCGAATGGACGGTCGGCAGCATCGGCGAAGTCGCGAAGGTCAGCTTCGGCGCCGGTTACGAGCACTTCTCCCACGAAGGCGAGTTCACGACCGGCAGCGAGGGCGACCGGGTACCGGTGTTCGCCTGGTGCGGCCGCACCAGAGTCGCCGAGTGA
- a CDS encoding SIS domain-containing protein encodes MSGTFMAAEIASQPGCWREAGALAAANDGWLPAPGARVAIVGCGTSWFVGQAYAVLRETAGLGETDAFAASEFPVGRAYDHVLALSRSGTTTEVHTLLAKLRGRTKTTVITGVPAEVAGTADAVVDLSSVDERSVVQTRFATTALAMLRVHLGEDLTEVVAQAERVLAEPLPDALTGAEQFSFLGTGWSIGIANEAALKFREACLLWTESYPAWDYRHGPISISEPGRVTWMFGTAPDGLADDVRRAGGTFVESGLDPLADLVRAQLVAGAIARRKGLDPDNPRSLTRSVVLT; translated from the coding sequence ATGAGCGGGACCTTCATGGCTGCGGAGATCGCCAGCCAGCCCGGCTGCTGGCGGGAAGCGGGTGCGCTGGCCGCGGCGAACGACGGGTGGCTGCCCGCGCCGGGCGCCCGGGTGGCGATCGTCGGCTGCGGGACCTCGTGGTTCGTCGGCCAGGCCTACGCGGTGCTGCGCGAAACCGCCGGGCTCGGCGAGACCGACGCGTTCGCCGCGTCCGAGTTCCCGGTGGGCCGCGCCTACGACCACGTGCTCGCGCTGAGCCGCTCGGGCACCACGACCGAGGTGCACACGCTGCTCGCGAAGCTGCGCGGCCGGACGAAGACCACGGTGATCACCGGGGTGCCGGCCGAGGTCGCCGGCACCGCCGACGCGGTCGTCGACCTGTCCTCGGTGGACGAACGCTCGGTCGTGCAGACCCGGTTCGCCACCACCGCGCTGGCGATGCTGCGCGTTCACCTCGGCGAGGACCTGACCGAGGTCGTCGCGCAGGCGGAGCGGGTGCTGGCCGAGCCGCTGCCGGACGCGCTGACCGGCGCGGAGCAGTTCAGCTTCCTCGGCACCGGCTGGTCGATCGGCATCGCGAACGAGGCTGCGCTCAAGTTCCGCGAAGCGTGCCTGCTGTGGACCGAGTCGTACCCGGCGTGGGACTACCGGCACGGGCCGATCAGCATCAGCGAGCCGGGCCGGGTGACCTGGATGTTCGGCACTGCGCCGGACGGGCTCGCCGACGACGTCCGGCGGGCGGGCGGCACGTTCGTCGAGAGCGGCCTCGACCCGCTCGCCGACCTCGTCCGCGCCCAGCTCGTGGCCGGGGCGATCGCCCGCCGCAAGGGCCTCGACCCGGACAACCCCCGCAGCTTGACGCGTTCCGTCGTCCTCACATGA
- a CDS encoding RICIN domain-containing protein, producing the protein MAAAAVFAGSAAPAEAAPPTGGYTVSIQSKGAWSSPTDSPASPYLDKDGTFYFQQSAALYGATQPREWEFYSGRDFDSFTKNAISDAVNPADPEDRNDDTTKRCNTSPTGVESTNPPSGSSYSQRNFCDLVGTWVDPDTGDWYGLVHNEFTPQPFGDGLHYDAIDYAVSTDQGKTWKIKAHVLTSPYSTKRGDTAAFPNQTYYYGDGDQRLYVDTASGYFYVFYGSRVVDKNGGWKAFYAHAARAPISAKMAPGSWRKWYDGAWTEPGVGGRESNQVPVGPDSATGYTPTAKEYSPASTGTADQQIAAGKMPATSPLFVMDITYNAYLGLYIGEPQAFDQSGNAPQQYYATDDLATQKWYPIGGTGGYHTASWYRWFVDGVNKTGSAIVGKDFRAYCSFGCSGGVSGEYVNVSIDNPARAAVPFDPAKTYRIASGDGRVLAQSGSGTTSVAAGDGSAAQAWSFTGNGDGSYRITNAGSGGQLGVAATSSATRAWGTVPTVTSGSGVGQQWFVIPGASGTYRLVNRYSGLVLGMSAARPAETTPVRHWTDTTGSAVGGGRTAAQQTLAITAVGTVPVLTGTHTLAVGGKALDVPGHSTAKGTHLVTWTANGGANQSWTFTGQPDGSYELRNVESGLCADVDGGATTAGAAIIQWTCTGGTNQHWQATRQADGTYTFASVRSGLLLTTASTSDGAAVTQQAAGARQHWSVG; encoded by the coding sequence GTGGCCGCAGCTGCGGTGTTCGCCGGTTCGGCGGCGCCCGCCGAAGCGGCGCCGCCCACCGGCGGGTACACCGTTTCGATCCAGTCGAAAGGCGCGTGGTCGAGCCCGACCGACTCGCCGGCCAGCCCGTACCTCGACAAGGACGGCACCTTCTACTTCCAGCAGTCGGCCGCGCTGTACGGGGCCACGCAGCCGCGCGAGTGGGAGTTCTACAGCGGCCGCGACTTCGACAGCTTCACCAAGAACGCCATCAGCGACGCCGTGAACCCCGCGGACCCCGAAGACCGCAACGACGACACGACGAAGCGGTGCAACACCAGCCCGACCGGGGTGGAGTCGACGAACCCGCCGTCCGGGTCGAGCTACTCGCAGAGGAACTTCTGCGACCTGGTCGGCACCTGGGTCGACCCGGACACCGGTGACTGGTACGGCCTGGTGCACAACGAGTTCACCCCGCAGCCGTTCGGCGACGGCCTGCACTACGACGCCATCGACTACGCGGTTTCGACCGACCAGGGCAAGACCTGGAAGATCAAAGCGCACGTCCTCACCTCGCCGTACAGCACGAAGCGCGGTGACACCGCCGCCTTCCCGAACCAGACCTACTACTACGGCGACGGCGACCAGCGGCTCTACGTCGACACCGCGTCCGGCTACTTCTACGTCTTCTACGGCTCGCGCGTGGTGGACAAGAACGGCGGCTGGAAGGCCTTCTACGCGCACGCCGCGCGGGCGCCGATCTCGGCCAAGATGGCCCCGGGGTCGTGGCGCAAGTGGTACGACGGCGCCTGGACCGAGCCCGGCGTCGGCGGCCGGGAAAGCAACCAGGTGCCGGTCGGCCCGGACAGCGCCACCGGCTACACGCCGACGGCGAAGGAGTACAGCCCCGCCTCGACCGGCACCGCGGACCAGCAGATCGCGGCGGGCAAGATGCCCGCGACCTCGCCGCTGTTCGTCATGGACATCACCTACAACGCCTACCTCGGCCTGTACATCGGCGAGCCGCAGGCCTTCGACCAGAGCGGGAACGCGCCGCAGCAGTACTACGCCACCGACGACCTGGCCACGCAGAAGTGGTACCCGATCGGCGGCACCGGCGGCTACCACACGGCGTCGTGGTACCGGTGGTTCGTCGACGGCGTGAACAAGACCGGCTCGGCGATCGTGGGCAAGGACTTCCGCGCGTACTGCTCGTTCGGCTGCTCCGGCGGCGTTTCCGGGGAGTACGTGAACGTCTCGATCGACAACCCGGCCCGCGCGGCGGTCCCGTTCGACCCGGCCAAGACCTACCGCATCGCCTCCGGCGACGGCCGGGTGCTCGCCCAGAGCGGCTCCGGGACGACGTCGGTCGCGGCCGGCGACGGCTCCGCCGCGCAGGCGTGGTCGTTCACCGGCAACGGAGACGGTTCCTACCGGATCACCAACGCCGGGAGCGGCGGGCAGCTGGGCGTCGCGGCCACGTCGTCGGCCACGCGGGCCTGGGGGACCGTGCCGACGGTGACGTCCGGTTCCGGGGTGGGGCAGCAGTGGTTCGTCATCCCCGGTGCCTCGGGGACGTACCGGCTCGTCAACCGCTACAGCGGCCTGGTGCTGGGCATGTCCGCGGCCCGGCCGGCCGAGACCACGCCGGTGCGCCACTGGACCGACACCACCGGCAGCGCGGTCGGCGGCGGGCGCACCGCGGCCCAGCAGACGCTGGCCATCACGGCGGTGGGCACCGTGCCCGTCCTGACCGGCACGCACACCCTCGCGGTCGGCGGCAAGGCGCTCGACGTGCCGGGCCACAGCACCGCCAAGGGCACCCACCTCGTCACGTGGACCGCGAACGGCGGCGCCAACCAGAGCTGGACGTTCACCGGGCAGCCGGACGGCTCCTACGAACTGCGCAACGTCGAATCGGGCCTGTGTGCGGACGTCGACGGCGGCGCCACCACCGCCGGCGCGGCGATCATCCAGTGGACCTGCACGGGCGGGACCAACCAGCACTGGCAGGCCACGAGGCAGGCCGACGGGACGTACACGTTCGCCTCCGTCCGCAGCGGCCTGCTGCTGACCACGGCGTCCACTTCGGACGGCGCCGCGGTCACCCAGCAGGCCGCCGGCGCCCGCCAGCACTGGTCGGTCGGCTGA
- a CDS encoding 1-phosphofructokinase family hexose kinase: MIVTVTPNAALDVTYTVDGLVPDAVHRARDVRHRAGGKGVNVARVLHALGVDVHAIATAGGATGAAVAADLGAAGVAAELVPIGGETRRTTTVLSAVDGSVTLFNEPGPAVTAMEWALLTERVRRREPEVLVCSGSLPPGAPPDGYARLIDGRQSVLDTSGAALLAGLAGRPAVVKPNAEELREVTGLDDLGRAARELMRAGAGAVVVSLGADGLLAVTPAGVWRARPSGALSGNATGAGDAVVAALALGLSRREPWPEILRRAVALSGAAVLGPLAGDVDLAHYHRELAAVRVRPEQES, translated from the coding sequence ATGATCGTCACCGTGACGCCGAACGCCGCGCTCGACGTCACGTACACGGTGGACGGGCTGGTGCCGGACGCCGTGCACCGGGCGCGCGACGTCCGGCACCGGGCGGGCGGCAAGGGCGTCAACGTCGCCCGCGTGCTGCACGCGCTCGGCGTGGACGTGCACGCGATCGCCACCGCCGGCGGGGCCACCGGCGCCGCGGTCGCCGCGGACCTCGGCGCCGCGGGAGTGGCCGCGGAGCTGGTCCCGATCGGCGGCGAGACCCGCCGGACGACCACCGTGCTGTCCGCTGTGGACGGTTCGGTGACCCTCTTCAACGAGCCGGGCCCGGCGGTGACCGCGATGGAGTGGGCGCTGCTCACCGAGCGCGTCCGCCGCCGTGAACCCGAGGTGCTGGTCTGCTCCGGCAGCCTGCCGCCCGGGGCACCACCCGACGGCTACGCGCGGCTGATCGACGGCCGGCAGTCCGTTTTGGACACCTCCGGGGCGGCCCTGCTGGCCGGCCTGGCCGGGCGGCCCGCCGTCGTCAAGCCGAACGCCGAAGAACTGCGCGAGGTCACCGGGCTCGACGACCTCGGGCGGGCGGCCCGCGAGCTGATGCGGGCCGGGGCGGGCGCCGTCGTCGTCTCCCTCGGCGCCGACGGGCTGCTCGCGGTCACGCCCGCGGGCGTCTGGCGCGCGAGGCCGTCCGGCGCGCTCAGCGGCAACGCCACCGGCGCGGGGGACGCCGTCGTCGCGGCCCTCGCGCTCGGGCTCAGCCGGCGCGAGCCCTGGCCGGAGATCCTGCGCCGGGCCGTCGCGCTCTCCGGCGCGGCGGTGCTCGGGCCGCTCGCCGGTGACGTCGACCTCGCGCACTACCACCGGGAGCTGGCCGCCGTGCGCGTCCGGCCGGAACAGGAGTCCTGA
- a CDS encoding class II fructose-bisphosphate aldolase encodes MPLVSTGEIVAEAASARRGCGAFNAIQLEHLTAIAEGAALAGAPVIVQLSQNAVRYHGALAPIGGAALATARVAEARVAVHLDHAESRDLVREAVGLGFGSVMFDASKLDYADNVRETREVVAFCHDHGVWVEAELGEVGGKDGVHAPGARTDPDEAAEFAAATGVDALAVAVGSSHAMLTRDAALDFDLIARLHERVPVPLVLHGSSGVSDDGLAEAVRAGMTKVNIATQLNKVFTAAAAGDWRTHPERVDPRRYLGAGRDAVTAEVRRLLGVLGSSALPRP; translated from the coding sequence ATGCCTCTGGTGAGCACCGGCGAGATCGTCGCGGAGGCCGCGTCGGCCCGGCGGGGCTGCGGCGCCTTCAACGCGATCCAGCTCGAACACCTCACGGCGATCGCCGAGGGCGCGGCGCTGGCGGGCGCGCCGGTGATCGTGCAGCTCAGCCAGAACGCCGTGCGCTACCACGGCGCACTGGCCCCGATCGGCGGCGCCGCGCTGGCCACGGCCCGGGTGGCCGAGGCGCGCGTCGCCGTGCACCTCGACCACGCCGAATCCCGCGACCTCGTGCGCGAAGCCGTCGGGCTCGGGTTCGGCTCGGTCATGTTCGACGCGTCCAAACTGGACTACGCCGACAACGTGCGGGAGACGCGGGAGGTCGTCGCGTTCTGCCACGACCACGGCGTCTGGGTGGAAGCCGAGCTCGGCGAGGTCGGCGGCAAGGACGGCGTGCACGCCCCGGGCGCGCGCACCGACCCGGACGAAGCGGCGGAGTTCGCCGCGGCGACCGGTGTCGACGCGCTGGCGGTCGCGGTGGGCAGCTCGCACGCGATGCTCACCCGCGATGCCGCGCTCGACTTCGACCTCATCGCCCGGCTGCACGAGCGGGTCCCGGTGCCGCTGGTCCTGCACGGCTCGTCCGGGGTGTCCGACGACGGCCTGGCCGAAGCGGTCCGGGCGGGGATGACGAAGGTCAACATCGCGACCCAGCTCAACAAGGTCTTCACCGCGGCCGCCGCGGGTGACTGGCGGACGCACCCCGAGCGCGTCGACCCGCGCCGCTACCTGGGCGCGGGCCGCGACGCGGTGACGGCCGAGGTCCGCCGCCTCCTCGGCGTCCTCGGCTCGTCAGCGCTGCCCCGCCCTTGA
- a CDS encoding TIGR03619 family F420-dependent LLM class oxidoreductase, whose product MRLGFSLPVFGKAAATPGGIARYAKAAEQAGAASLWVGDRLLSPVAPVVAYPGYDTMPEEFHTAQDPFTALAVAAAVTETAILGSSTINATQYQAANFARLLTSIDVASNGRLLPGLGIGWSPDEYDAVGIPMSERGKRLDDLLDLLDKWWTQDLVSHTGAGYTIAESHVDLKPVRKPPVHLAGFGEKALRRVAERADGWLPVWSVPEQFPANVLTDTLAKLRAGAEQAGRDPGALGVALRVNAGPETKPEAIAESVVKIVSVLEPDEVFVDLTYLTGSVEEHLDLTGRLLELTAQG is encoded by the coding sequence ATGCGTCTTGGTTTCAGCCTTCCGGTCTTCGGCAAGGCGGCGGCCACTCCGGGTGGGATCGCGCGGTACGCGAAGGCGGCCGAGCAGGCGGGGGCGGCCAGTCTCTGGGTCGGTGACCGGCTGCTGTCGCCCGTCGCCCCGGTCGTCGCCTACCCCGGTTACGACACCATGCCCGAGGAATTCCACACCGCGCAGGACCCGTTCACCGCGCTGGCCGTCGCCGCGGCGGTGACCGAGACCGCGATCCTCGGGTCCAGCACCATCAACGCCACGCAGTACCAGGCCGCGAACTTCGCCCGGCTGCTGACCAGCATCGACGTCGCCAGCAACGGCCGGTTGCTGCCCGGGCTGGGCATCGGCTGGTCGCCGGACGAGTACGACGCCGTCGGGATCCCGATGTCCGAGCGCGGCAAGCGGCTGGACGACCTGCTCGACCTGCTCGACAAGTGGTGGACGCAGGACCTGGTGTCCCACACCGGCGCCGGCTACACGATCGCCGAGAGCCACGTCGACCTCAAGCCGGTCCGGAAGCCGCCGGTGCACCTGGCCGGGTTCGGGGAGAAGGCGCTGCGGCGCGTCGCCGAGCGGGCCGACGGGTGGCTGCCCGTCTGGTCGGTGCCCGAGCAGTTCCCGGCGAACGTCCTGACCGACACCCTCGCCAAGCTCCGCGCCGGCGCCGAGCAGGCGGGCCGCGACCCGGGGGCGCTGGGTGTCGCGCTGCGGGTGAACGCCGGTCCGGAGACCAAGCCGGAGGCCATCGCCGAGTCCGTCGTCAAGATCGTGTCGGTGCTCGAGCCGGACGAGGTCTTCGTCGACCTCACCTACCTGACCGGCAGCGTCGAGGAGCACCTCGACCTCACCGGCCGCCTGCTGGAGCTCACCGCCCAGGGCTGA
- a CDS encoding response regulator, with protein MGEPRPISVIVADDQQAVREGLAALLGLLDGVEVTGTAADGAQALELVARLAPDVVLMDLNMPVLSGADATRRITRDHPDVAVVVLTTYADDASIAGALAAGARGYLTKDAGRAEIGAALRAVASGQLTFGAEVSRRVAGVLLDPGARKAVPRGESLPDGLTVREAEVLGLITSGLSNGEIAAALFVAETTVKTHINNAFAKIGARNRIEAMRYAVRHGLDHD; from the coding sequence ATGGGCGAGCCGCGGCCGATCAGCGTGATCGTGGCCGATGACCAGCAGGCCGTGCGTGAAGGACTGGCCGCGCTGCTGGGCCTGCTCGACGGTGTCGAGGTGACCGGGACCGCGGCGGACGGGGCGCAGGCGCTCGAGCTGGTCGCGCGGCTCGCGCCCGACGTCGTGCTGATGGACCTGAACATGCCGGTCCTGAGCGGGGCCGACGCGACCCGGCGGATCACGCGGGATCACCCGGACGTCGCCGTCGTGGTGCTGACGACCTACGCGGACGACGCGTCGATCGCCGGCGCGCTGGCCGCCGGGGCGCGCGGGTACCTGACGAAGGACGCCGGCCGCGCCGAGATCGGCGCCGCGCTGCGGGCCGTGGCTTCGGGGCAGCTGACGTTCGGGGCCGAGGTCTCGCGGCGGGTGGCCGGCGTGCTGCTCGACCCGGGTGCGCGGAAAGCCGTCCCGCGCGGGGAAAGCCTGCCGGACGGGCTCACCGTGCGGGAGGCCGAGGTGCTCGGCCTGATCACCTCCGGGCTGAGCAACGGCGAGATCGCGGCCGCGCTGTTCGTCGCCGAGACGACGGTGAAAACGCACATCAACAACGCGTTCGCCAAGATCGGCGCCCGCAACCGGATCGAGGCCATGCGCTACGCCGTGCGCCACGGCCTCGACCACGATTGA